The following are encoded in a window of Centroberyx gerrardi isolate f3 chromosome 1, fCenGer3.hap1.cur.20231027, whole genome shotgun sequence genomic DNA:
- the rhcga gene encoding rh family, C glycoprotein a — translation MGNCAQGMRDYFCRTKNTNIRVSLPAVCFVWQIAMIILFGVFIRYDEESDAHWIEFRKEHNISSDIENDFYFRYPSFQDVHVMIFVGFGFLMTFLKRYSFGGVGFNFMIASFGVQWALLMQGWFHSLDPATGKIYIGVESLINADFCVAGSLIAYGALLGKVSPVQLLVLTLFGVTLFAVEEYIILSLLHARDAGGSMVIHAFGGYYGLAISWVLYRPNLHLSKRLNGSVYHSDVFAMIGTLFLWMFWPSFNSAITDHGDGQHRAAINTYIALASSVLTTIAISSMSQKTGKLDMVHIQNATLAGGVAMGTAAEFMITPYGSLIVGFCCGIISTFGYLFVTPFMEKYMKIQDTCGIHNLHAVPGMLGGFIGAITAAAATESVYGVEGLRNTFDFEGEFADRTVGTQGGFQAAGTCVAIAFGVVGGAIVGIILRFPIWGDPADDNCYDDEVYWEVPEDEETIPPVLEYNNHMIHKHQDISESNFSVEQS, via the exons ATGGGGAACTGTGCTCAGGGTATGAGGGACTATTTCTGCCGGACAAAAAACACCAATATACGTGTAAGTCTGCCGGCAGTCTGCTTCGTCTGGCAGATTGCCATGATCATCCTGTTTGGTGTTTTCATCCGATACGATGAGGAGTCGGACGCACACTGGATAGAGTTCAGAAAGGAGCACAACATCAGCAGTGATATCGAAAATGACTTCTACTTCCGATATCCAA gCTTCCAGGATGTCCATGTCATGATCTTTGTGGGATTTGGCTTTCTCATGACTTTCCTGAAACGCTACAGCTTCGGCGGTGTGGGCTTCAACTTCATGATTGCATCGTTTGGTGTGCAGTGGGCTCTTCTCATGCAAGGCTGGTTCCACTCCCTGGACCCTGCCACTGGAAAAATCTATATCGGTGTTGAGAG TCTGATCAACGCAGACTTCTGTGTGGCAGGCAGTCTCATAGCCTATGGCGCCCTGCTGGGAAAAGTCAGTCCGGTCCAGCTGTTGGTTCTCACCTTGTTTGGAGTCACACTGTTTGCTgtggaggaatacattatccTCAGCCTCCTTCAC GCTAGGGATGCTGGCGGCTCCATGGTTATCCACGCCTTCGGAGGGTATTATGGTCTGGCCATCTCCTGGGTCCTCTACCGGCCAAACCTACACCTAAGCAAGCGCCTCAATGGATCTGTCTACCACTCTGATGTGTTCGCCATGATTg GTACACTGTTCCTGTGGATGTTCTGGCCCAGTTTCAACTCGGCCATCACCGACCACGGCGACGGGCAGCACAGAGCGGCCATCAACACCTACATCGCCCTGGCTTCCTCTGTTCTCACCACTATTGCCATCTCCAGCATGTCTCAGAAGACAGGCAAACTGGACATG GTGCATATCCAGAATGCCACCCTGGCAGGCGGTGTCGCCATGGGAACAGCAGCTGAGTTTATGATCACTCCTTATGGCTCACTGATCGTGGGCTTCTGCTGTGGCATCATCTCCACCTTCGGCTACCTCTTTGTCACT CCCTTCATGGAGAAGTATATGAAGATCCAGGATACGTGTGGAATCCACAACCTGCATGCCGTGCCCGGGATGCTGGGCGGCTTTATAGGAGCCATCACCGCTGCAGCTGCCACGGAGTCTGTCTatggggtggaggg GTTGCGCAACACGTTTGACTTTGAAGGGGAGTTTGCAGACAGAACCGTAGGGACACAAGGCGGCTTCCAGGCTGCTGGCACATGTGTGGCCATTGCATTCGGCGTTGTTGGAGGAGCTATTGTTG GTATTATCCTGAGGTTCCCTATCTGGGGCGACCCTGCTGATGACAACTGCTATGATGATGAGGTTTACTGGGAG GTTCCTGAGGATGAGGAGACGATCCCTCCTGTGCTGGAATACAACAACCACATGATTCACAAGCACCAAGACAT ATCGGAGTCCAACTTCTCTGTGGAGCAAAGCTAG